GTTGCAGAAAACTGGATTACCCTTATCTCAACTCGCCAACAGCAGCAACTTTTCCAGCAGCAACTCGAACTACAACGAGAGTTGCTCCAACTGATCCTCCTCAGATTTCCGCTAGCCAAAGCGACTGCACTTGATATCTACCAACAACAGCAAGCCATCGAAAAGCTGGAAGCGGCTCTTATCCCCTTAACAAGCAAGGAGAAGACGATCAAAAGACAGCTGGCCTTTTTGCTCGGCAAAGCACGCCTCGACAACGAACAACTACAGGCGGATCAATTCCCTGCTCTGCCGGAGATTCCTGGTGTCGGTCTGCCTGCCGACCTCTTAGATCAGCGTCCGGACATCCTGGCCGCCGGCATGCGGCTTGCCGCCGGCCAGCACGATATCACAGTAGCCAAGGCGGACCTCTTGCCAACCCTGAAACTCACCGCCTCGCACACCTACAGTTCGGATGGACTCAGTTCTCTGTTTGACAACTGGCTCCGCAATCTTGCAGCCAACATGGTCGCACCCCTCCTAGACGGGAAGCGTCGCCGCAATGAAGTGGAGCGGGTCAGGGTAATCGCCGAGGAGCGTCTGGCCGCTTACGGCCGGGTGGTGTTCACCGCCATCCGTGAAGTGGAGGATGCCCTGGCCGATGAACTTCAATATCACACATCTATTGCCTCTCTCAACCGACAGCAAGAGTTATCCGATCGCACCATCAGGGAGGCAAGGACCCGATATCTCAATGGAGGCACCGGTTTTCTCAATGTCTTAAAAGAAGAGTTAAATGTGTTGCAGGTGAAGCAGGATCTGATCACCTCCGAAGAAAAGATGATGCTTGCACGAATCCGGCTCCACAAAGCTCTGGGCGGCTCCTGGATGAGCCACTACCTGAAAAAAACGAATCAAGTCTCTAGGAGCCTGTCGTCATTGAGACTATAAAGAAAGGGTTGTCACATGAAAGAAGAAAATCCGGCTAACAACAGCGAAATCCCTATTGATCTGCCAACACCTCAGCGGTCATGGAAACAACGATTGGCTGCACTCTTCATTATTCTCGTTATTCTTGCCCTCGGCGGGGGAGTCGCAATTGCTTTAATAAAGACAAAACCTATCGCCAAGAAAAAGCCCCCGACCAAGATGCAGGTATTAGTGGAGACCGAGACCGTAACTCACTCCAGTACCAGGGTGACGATCGAAGCGCTTGGCCGCATGGTCCCCTCCCGTCAGATCACCTTGCAGGCACGAGTGGCC
Above is a genomic segment from Desulfobulbaceae bacterium containing:
- a CDS encoding TolC family protein; the protein is MNLRTFLLFLLLPIISSCLTRQQNPPPPQLDALPQQFSAPPGSIDLSTEWWKDLDSKELNTLMSEAVNKNFSLREAYARMSQAHFAALKAGSAQWPALSASSGAGHTDRRSDNNQTLGSDNWTLALSASYEIDLWGRVQAEITSEDLLANASAEDTKAALLSVSGQVAENWITLISTRQQQQLFQQQLELQRELLQLILLRFPLAKATALDIYQQQQAIEKLEAALIPLTSKEKTIKRQLAFLLGKARLDNEQLQADQFPALPEIPGVGLPADLLDQRPDILAAGMRLAAGQHDITVAKADLLPTLKLTASHTYSSDGLSSLFDNWLRNLAANMVAPLLDGKRRRNEVERVRVIAEERLAAYGRVVFTAIREVEDALADELQYHTSIASLNRQQELSDRTIREARTRYLNGGTGFLNVLKEELNVLQVKQDLITSEEKMMLARIRLHKALGGSWMSHYLKKTNQVSRSLSSLRL